TCACCCCCGCAACGGCCAAGCCGCAACCTGCTCCCGCTCTCCCCCCGCATACCGCGCACACTCGTCCGTGAGCACTTCCAGCAAGGACAGCGGATCCGGCAACGGATGCTCAGGCCCCCGCACCCACGCGACCACCAGATCCCCCGGCAACCGGGCCGGAGGCACCAGCACATACGACCCGCGGCAGTGCCACCGCAGCCCCGGATGCTCGTCCATCGTCTCGGGATGGCAGTCCAGCTCGCACGGCCACCACTCGTCCTCGTCCTCGGGCGTACCGCGCGTCGCGGTGAAGAAGAGCATCCGGTCGTCCCCGGACAGCGCCACCGGACCGACCTCGATCCCCGAGCCGAGCAACCGCTCCAGCGCCTCCTGCCCGGCCTCCACCGGCACGTCCAGCACGTCGTGCACCATGCCGGTCGCGGTGATGAAGTTGGCGAGCGGCTGATGCCGGGCCCACCGCTCGATCTGCGCCCGGTCGGTCGTGGACTGCGTCTGCCAGGCGAACGAGACGGGGTGGCGCGCGGGGGTCGGACACCCGACGCGGTCACAGGAACACCGGTAGGCGGAGGGATGGGCGGCGGGCGCGAGCGGCAGCCCGGCTCCGGCGGCGGCCAGCAGCAGTTCCTCACGGCCCGCGGAGTCGTCCGCGGCGTCCGTCCGTGGGCGCCGACCGCGCAACCACTGGGAGATCCTGCCCTGTCCGCCGGAGCGGCGGCCCATCTCTGCGCTCATATATCGCCCTCGCCTGCCTGTGGTGCGGACAGCATGCCTCATGCTCCCACCATCCTGCGCTCCGGGGGGGCCGGAGCCCACATCCGGGGTAGGTGGGGTGATGCCCGCCCGCGGCAGTGATCGAGTGTCATTGCGTACTTTGACACTATATGCCCGCCTACGGTGTCGGCATGGTCACACGGACTGCGCTGACGGGTATCGCCGGTCTCACGTCACTGGCTCTCGCGGGACAGGGCGGGGCGATCGCCCCGCTGGAATGGGGCGCCGGCCCCCTGACGGTGTCGGCGCTGCCCCGCGTCGTCTACACGGCACACCGCGGCGGCGCCCGCGAGGTTCCGGAGAACAGCATGACGGGCCTCATGACGGCGTACGAGCGCGGGACGGCCCAGGTGCTCGACCTGGACACCCGGATACTGCGCGACGGGACGATGGTGGTCATGCACGACGCCACCCTGAACCGCACGACCTACCTGGGCGGCCCTGTGGACGCGCTCGACCGGCGGGACTGGCAGGGGGTGCGGCTGCGCCCGAGGGACGCGCTGCCCGGGAGCTGGCGTTCGGAACGGCCCCCGACGCTGGCCGAGGTGCTGGACCGGTTCGGCGGGCGGGTGGTGCTGATGGTGGAGGCCAAGGACCCGCGGAGTCTGCGGGCCATCGCCACCATGCTCAGGGAACGGGGTCTGACCCGTTCGGTGCTGGTCAACTCCAACCACCCCGCGGTGGCCCTGCGCACCCACCGCCTGGGACTGCTCTCGCAACTGTGGCGTTCCGCGTACCAGATGCGCACGGACCGGCCCGCGCGGTGGCGGCCGTTCGTGGACGTCCTGGACGTCGACCACAAGGCCCGCGACCGCGATCTCGTACGGGCCGTCAGGTCCGGCATCCCACGGGTGTGGGCGCACACGGTGGTGACCCCTGCGCAGCGCGACCGCGTCCTGGCGCTCGGCTGCGACGGGATCATCACGGACGCCCCGGGACGGCTGGCCCGGGCACGGGTACGGGCCTGGAGCCGGCGCCAGGGTCAGGGTCAGGACCAGGGCCAAGGCCAAGGCCCAGGTCAGCGAGGGGCGATGCCGTAGAGGGCGTACTCGACGAGCTTGTCCGCGACGGCGTGGTCGAGCGGTCCGGTGCCCTGGAGCCAGCGCTGGGCGAGGGGCGAGACGAAGAGGTCGCGCGCGATGTACGGGTCCACGTCCGCGCGCACCTGGCCCGCTTCCTGGGCTGCCCGCAGGCGCCGTACGTACAGTTCCAGCGAGGGCAGGAGCAGGGTGGCGACGAACTCCTCCGCGAAGGCGGGGTTGCCCACGCCCTCGGCGGCGAGCGCGCGGGCCGGGGCCTCGAAGCGCGGGTCGTTCAGCTCGTCGACGGTGGCGCGCAGCACGGTCTTGAGGTCGGCCTCCAGGTCCCCGGTGTCGGGGATGCCGTCCTCTTCGGCCCAGTCCCCGCTCCCGGCCGCCTCCGCCGCCTGGGCGCCGAGGTCGACGAAGGCCTCCATGAGGACCTCGGCCTTCGACGACCACCACCGGTAGATGGTCTGCTTGCCGACGCCCGCGCGGGCCGCGATGGCCTCGATGGTGGTCTTCGGGTAGCCGACCTCCGCGACGAGGGTGAGGGCGGCGGCGTAGATGGCGCGGCGCGACTTCTCGCTGCGCCGGCTGGAGTCTGGAGCCATACTCCCGAACCTACCAGCACCACAAGACGCCCCGTCTCGCCACAACTCTCCCTCGCCCCCGCCGCCCCTACCCTTCCCGTCACTGACTCGGGGGCGCTGCCCCCGAACCCCCGCTCCTCAAACGCCGGAGGGGCTACCTGGTAGCCCGCCCGGCGTTTGAGGACAAGGGGGGCGAGGGGGCGCAGCCCCCATGTGTGGACGGGAACGGGTAGGGGCGGCGGGGGCGGGAGACGTCCTTAGCGGGGCTCCCCGGGGGGCCACCCGTCCCCCCACGTCGCGTCCCGCGCCTCCTTGTAGAGAGGGCCCTGCCGCTTCGTCACGGTGGAGCGGGCCAGCCCGCCCCCCACCTCGCACAGGTCGAGCAACACCTGCCCCTTACGGATCTGCGGCCGCCGCACCACCCGCGCGGCGACCGGAGTCACAGAACCCCGCGTCGCCGCGACATAGCTGAACTTCTCGTCCTCGTACGCCAGCGAGCCCCCCTTCACCTGCCGGTGCAGCGAGGACCGGCTCACCCGAGCCGAGAAGTGGCACCAGTCCTCCCCCGGCACGATCGGACAGGCCGCACTGTGGGGGCACGGCGCCGCGACAGAGAAGCCCGCGCCGATCAACCGGTCCCGCGCCGCGATGACCCGGGCGTACCCGTCCGGCGTTCCGGGCTCAATGACCACCACGGCCCGCGCGGCGGCCACCGCGGCGTCCACGACGGCGCCGCGGCCCGCCTCGGTCAGCTCGCCGAGGACGTACGACACGGTGACGAGATCGGCGTCCGGCAGGGCGAGCTCCGCCCCGATCCGGGAGCGGCGCCACTCGGCGGACCGCAACTGCGGGCTGGCGGAGGCGAGTTCACGGCCGAGGACGAGCGCGGGCTCGGCCCAGTCGAGCACGGTCACCGGCCGCTCCCCGGGCCAGGTGGCGTTCACGGCCCAGGTCGCCGCACCCGTACCGCCGCCCACGTCGACGTGGCTGCCCGGCGTCCACTCGGGCACGACGTCCGCGAAGGCGTCGAGGGCGGCCCGTACGGCCTCGAAGGTCGCGGGCATCCGGTACGCGGCGTACGCGGCCACGTCCGCGCGGTCGCGCAGGATCGGGGTGTCGGTCGGGGTGGTGCCCCGGTAGTTCGCGATCAGCCGGTCGACGGCCTGCGCGGCCACCTTGGGCGGCAGTCCGTCGAGCAGGCCCGCGAGGGCCGTGCGCAGGGTCTCAGCTGGGGAAACGGGGGCGGTCACGAGGGAAGTCTACGAGCACCGCTCAGGCCCCCCGGACCGCCCGGGCCAGCCGGGTGGCCGCCGCCGCGCGGGGCCCGTGGTCGGCGGGCCGGCGGCGCGGATGGACCGTGTTCGCCAGGAGCACCAGGAACGTGTCCGTGGCAGGGTCCAGCACCAGTGACGTACCCGTGAAGCCCGTGTGGCCCGCGGCGCCGTGGCCGGCGAGGGCGCCCATGAACGACGGCTGGTCCAGGGCGAAGCCGAGGCCGGGCGGGGACAGGAGCAGTTCGACGTAGTCGGGGCCGAGGATGCGGGCGGTGCCGTAGGAGCCGCCCGCCAGGAGGGTGCGGCAGAAGACGGCGAGGTCGGCCGCCGTCGAGAAGAGGCCGGCGTGGCCCGCGACCCCGCCCAGCGCCCACGCGTTCTCGTCGTGGACGGTGCCCCGCAGCATGCCCCGGTCGGCCTTGGCCCAGGGCCGCCGCTGGTCCTCGGTGGCGGCGGCGCCCGGGCAGGGGCCGAAGGCGGTACCGGTCATGCCGAGCGGCCGGGTGATCCCGTCCCGGACGAGGGCGTCCAGCGGGCGCCGGGTGATCCGTTCCAGGACCTGCTGGAGCAGCAGCATGTTGAGGTCCGAGTAGCCGTACGCGTCGCCCGGCGCCGTCACGGGTTTCTCGGCCCGCAGCAGGGCGAACCGTGCCCGGTCATCCCGGCAGTCGTAGAGCGGTAGTTCGGGCCGCAGCCCGGAGGTGTGGGTGAGCAGGTGCCGCACGGTGATGCCGTACTCGGCCGCCGCCGTGAAGCCCGGCAGGTACGCCCCCACGCGCGCGTCGATGCCCAGCGTGCCGCGCTCCAGCTGCTGCACGGCGGCGACGCTCGTGAAGAGCTTGGTGAGGGACGCCAGGTCGAAGGGCGTGTGGACGGTCATCGGCACACGTGCGCGGCGGGGCAGTTCCACCGCCGCGTCGGCGTCCTCGTCGTAGGCGCGGTAGCGCACCGCCCAGCCCGCCGCCTCCTCGACGGCGATCACGGGCCCGCGTCCGGCGACCAGTACGGCGCCCGCGGCCCAGGGCCGGTCCCCGGCGATGGACGCGTGGAACTCCCGTACCAGAGCGTCGAGTTCCCCGGGGTCGAGCCCGGCGCGCTCCGCCGTGCCGGGGCGCAGTCTCGGTGCGCTCAGTTCCCCGCTCCCTTCGATCCCGCCCGCTTGCCCGCCGTGGCGTCCCGCTGTTTCCGCTGTTTCCGCCAGGGACGGCACAGTGCCATGAAGCAGCCGACGGCCACCAGTGAACACGCGAGCTGGACGACGGCCATCGGAACGGCCGTGTGCTCGCCGGCGACGCCCACCAGAGGGGTGGCGATCGCGCCGACGAGGAACGAGGACGTGCCGAGCAGGGCGGACGCGGAGCCCGCGGAGTGCCGGGTGCGCATGAGGGCGAGCGCGTTGGTGTTGGGCATGCACAGGCTCATCGCCGACATGAGGACGAAGAGGCCGACGGCGATCGGGACGAGTCCCACCTCGCCGAACGTCCCGACGGACATCAGGAGGAGCGCGGCCGACGCGACGGTGATGACGGCGAGGCCGACCGCGAGCACCTTGTCGAGGCTGACCCGGCCGACGAGGATCTTGCCGTTGATCTGGCCGACGATCACCAGCCCGACGGAGTTGACGCCGAAAAGGATGCTGTACGTCTGCGGGGAGGCGCCGTAGATCTCCTGGATCACGAACGGCGAGGCGGAGATGTACGCGAAGAGCGCCGCGAAGGCGAAGCCGCCGGTGAGCATGTAGCCGGTGAAGACGCGGTCGGCGAGCAGACCGCGCATGGTGCGCAGGGCTTCGACGGTGCCGCCGCCGTGGCGCTCGGCGGGCGGGAGCGTCTCGGGCAGCAGCCGCCAGACGACGGCGGTGAGCGCGATCCCGATGACGGTCAGGATGTAGAAGACGCCCCGCCAGTCGGTGATCCGCAGCACCTGGCCGCCGATCAGCGGCGCGATGATCGGCGCCACCCCGGAGATCAGCATGAGCGTGGAGAAGAAGCGCGCCATGTCCACGCCGTCGTACAGGTCGCGTACGACGGCCCGGGCGATCACGATTCCGGCGGCGCCCGCGAGGCCCTGGAGCAGCCGGAAGGCGATGAGGAGTTCGATGGTGGGGGCGATCGCGCAGACGGCGGTGGCGAGGACGTAGACGACGAGTCCGGTGATCAGCGGCCGTCTGCGGCCCCACTTGTCGCTCATCGGCCCGACGACCAGCTGCCCGAGCGCCATCCCGGCGAGGCAGGCGGTGAGCGTCAGCTGCACGGTGGCCGCGGAGGCGTGCAGCGCGTCGGTGACGTCCGGGAGGGCCGGGAGGTACATGTCCATGGACAGCGGCGGTACGGCCGTGAGACCGCCGAGGATGAGCGTGACCAGGAGTCCCACGGAGCGGCGGGCGACCGGTGGCGGTACCGGCGGCGCCGCGGCGGCGATCACGCTCTCCTCGGTCACCGCCGTGCCGGGTATAAGGGCCTCCGGGCCGTCCGGGCCCCTCGTCGTACGGCCGCGCTCGGGCATGCGCCCCTCCCTCTCCGTGTGATCTGCCACCTATGCTCTCAGCTCGTACGGGTGGTCTCGTACAGATGGTCGAAGCGGTCGAGGGCGCCGCGGGCGTCGATGGCACGGAGCGAGGGGTCGGGCATGACGGAGGAACGCGTGCGCTGGGGTGTGCTGGCGACCGGTGGGATCGCTGCGGCGTTCACCGCGGATCTGATCGATCTGCCCGACGCCGAGGTGGTGGCGGTGGCGTCGCGCACCGAGGAGTCGGCGAAGGGGTTCGCGGAGCGGTTCGGGATTCCCCGGGCGTACGGCGACTGGGAGTCCCTCGCGGCGGACGAGGACGTCGACGTCGTGTACGTGGCGACTCCGCACTCGGCGCACCGGGCGGCGGCCGGGCTCTGTCTTGAGGCGGGGCGCAACGTGCTGTGCGAGAAGGCGTTCACGCTGAACGCGCGCGAGGCCGAGGAGCTGGTCGGCCTCGCGAAGCAGCACGGGAGCTTCCTGATGGAGGCCATGTGGATGTACTGCAATCCGCTGATCCGGCAGCTCAAGGCGCTGGTGGACGACGGGGCGATCGGCGAGGTCCGCACGGTGCAGGCCGACTTCGGCCTCTCGGGCCCGTTCCCTCCCACCCACCGCCTGCGCGACCCCGCACAGGGCGGCGGCGCGCTCCTGGACCTCGGTGTCTACCCGGTGTCGTTCGCGCACCTGCTGCTCGGGGAGCCGTCCGGCGTGACGGCCCGCGCGGTGCTCTCGGAGGAGAGCGTCGACCTCCAGACCGGCATGCTGCTCTCGTACGACAGCGGGGCGCTCGCCGCGCTGCACTGCTCGCTGACCGGCGGCACGTCGACGTCCGCCTCCGTGACCGGTTCCGAGGGCCGCATCGACATCCCGTCCGGCTTCTTCCACTCGGACCTCTTCGTCCTGCACCGCGACGGCCGCGACCCGCAGGAGTACACGGCGAACGCGGCGGACGGCACGCGGGCGGGCCTCAGGCACGAGGCGGCGGAGGTGATGCGCTGCCTCCGAGCCGGCGAGACGGAGTCCCCCCTGGTCCCCCTGAACGGCACCCTGGCAGTCATGCGCACCCTGGACAAGGTAAGAACCGAGGTAGGAGTCACCTACCCCGGAGAAACGCTTTAGGAGGGGCCGACCCCCATCAGGGGCGCGGGGAACGGCGCAGTCTTGTGGCTTTTGGCCCTTCAGGGGCGCGGGGAACGGCGCAATCTGTTGGCTTTTCGCCTCCAGGGGCGCGGGGAACGGCGCAACCGGCCACGCCCACCCGCGCCGTCCCCCACCCCCAGCGGAGCTACACCGGCTTCAGCCCCTGGTCCCCCACCTCCGTCACGAACGACGCAGCCGTACTGATCGCGGCCCCCGGCACAGTGACCGCCGGCACGGTCTTGAAGTCGGCCCGCGCATCCTCCCGCCCCAACCGCACCGTCGTATAACCCCGCCGCCCGTTGTAGAACTTCAGGTGCGGGTTCGCCGCCATGTACGTCTCCCAGTTGGCGGGCTTCTCCGCCCCGTCCCGCCCACTGGTGATCGAGGTGGTCACGATCTCCGTACCGAGCGTCCGGGACGAGGGATCGTCGAAGTCGTCCTTGATGTCGAAGGCGTACGCGACATGCACGTCCCCGGTGAACACCATCAGGTTCTCGATGCCCGCCGCCTCCGCCCCGGCCAGCACCCGCTGCCGCGAGGCCCGGTAGCCGTCCCAGGCGTCCATGGACACCCGCGACGGCGCGGTCAGGTCGAAGTGCCGCTGGGAGAAGATGACCTGCTGCGGGACGACGTTCCACAGCGCCCGCGAGGCCTGCCACCCGTCGAGCAGCCACCGCTCCTGCGCCGCCCCGGTGATCGTGCGCGCCGGATCGTCCGTCTCGGGGCCGGGGACGTCCGCCCCGTCGCCGTACGCCTGGTCGGAGCGGTACTGCCGGGTGTCGAGGATGTCGAACTGCGCGAGCCTGCCCCAGTTCAGCCGCCGGTACATCCGCATGTCGGGGCCCTCGGGCCGCTGCGGCCGGCGCAGCGGCAGGTTCTCCCAGTAGGCCCGGTACCCGGCGGCCCGGCGCAGCAGGAACTCCTCCGGCGGTACGGAGTTCTCGGGGATGTCGTCCGCGTAGTTGTTCTCGATCTCGTGGTCGTCCCAGGTGACCACGAAGGGGTGGGCGGCGTGCGCGGCCCGCAGATCGGGGTCGGTCTTGTAGAGGGAGTACCGCAGGCGGTAGTCCTCCAGCGTGATGGTCTCGTGGTTGAAGAGGTCGGGCAGCACACGGTCGGTGTAGTTGCGGGCGCCGCCCACGGAGTCGACGGCGTACTCGTAGAGGTAGTCGCCGACGTGGAAGACCACGTCGACGTCGTCCTCGGCGAGGTGGCCGTACGCGGTGAAGTACCCGTCGTGGTAGGCCTGGCAGGAGACCGCGGCCAGCCTCAGTTCGTCGACGCGCGCGTGGGACGAGGGCGCGGTGCGGGTACGCCCGGTCTCGCTGATCCAGCTGCCGGTCTTGAAGCGGTAGTAGAAGACCCGGTCGGAGTCGAGGTGGCCGACCTCGACGTGCACGGAGTGGTGGAACTCGGGGTGGGCGAAGGTCGCCCCCCGTCTGACGATGTGGCGGAAGCGTTCGTCGCGGGCCAGCTCCCAGTGCACGGTGACGCGTTCCGGGGGCAGCCCGGAGTCCGCCTGGTAGGGGGTGGGGGCGAGCCGGGTCCACAGCAGCACGGAGGTGGGCTGCGGGTCGCCCGAGGCGACACCGAGGGTGAAGGGGTCGTCGGTGATCTTCCCCGCGTCGAACTCGGCGGCGCCCGCCACCCCCGCGGTCGGCAGGTTGGTGGCGAATGCCAGGACGGCTGCCGCGCCGGTGACGGTGAAGAGCCGGCGGCGCCCTAGGTGACGGGCGGCGGCGCGGAGTTCGGGGGCGTGCTGCGACGGTTGCTGGTGGCCGCTGGATGTCATCTGGCCCTCCCCTGACGGTGGTTGTACAAGGAATTGGAGTGGTCAGAGTCAACGGTGGACCGTCGTGTACACAACACTCAGATGTCGGACGCATGAGTTCCACATGGCGGATATGGCGGACCGTCGCCCCCTCTCCCGTACGCTGCGGGGCCATGGACGCCCATCGAACGAAGATCGCGATCGTGACAGGCGCGGGCTCGGGCATCGGCCGTGCCGTGGCCGTCGAACTGCTGCGTACCGGCTGGTCGGTGACGCTCGCCGGCCGCCGCGCGGAGCGGCTGGAGGAGACGGCGGCGCTCGCGCGGGCGGCACTCGCCGACGCGTCGCCCGGCGCCGCCGGGTCTCCGGCCGGGGATCCGGCCGGCGAGCCGACCGGGAAAAAGAGCACGTCGTTGTGTGTACGCACCGACGTCGCGCGGCCCGAGGAGGTGGCCGCGCTCTTCGCCGCCACCCGGAACCGCTTCGGCCGCTTGGACCTGCTCTTCAACAACGCCGGCACGTTCGGACCCGGCGGCGTGCCGTTCGAGGACCTGCCGTACGAGGCCTGGCGGCACGTGGTCGGCACGAATCTCGACGGGGCTTTCCTGTGCGCGCAGGCGGCCTACCGGCAGATGAAGGAGCAGGATCCGCAGGGCGGCCGGATCATCAACAATGGCTCGATCTCTGCGCACACGCCCCGGCCGCGGTCGGCGGCGTACACGGCGACGAAACACGCGCTGACCGGCCTCACGAAGTCGCTGTCGCTGGACGGGCGGCCGTACCGGATCGTCTGCGGGCAGATCGACATCGGGAACGCGGCGACCGACATGACCGAGCGGATGACGACCGGGGCCCTCCAGGCGAACGGGGAGACGGCTCCGGAGCCGGTGATGGACGTGGAGGACGTGGCGCGCACGGTCCGCCACATGGCGGAGCTCCCACTGGAGGCGAACGTGCAGTTCGCGACGGTGCTCGCGAGCGGCATGCCCTATGTGGGGCGGGGGTAGCTCACAGCCCCGCGCCCCTGAAGGGGCAAAGACAAAAGATCGCGCCGTTCCCCGCGCCCCTAGGAACGCCAAGAACCTTGGAGGCAGGGGTGTTTGGCATCTGTCTCAAGCGTGAGCTGAGCCGGAGCAAGAAGTCGGCTCTGGCCATCGCCATGGGTCTGGCGCTCGTCGAACGTGACGAACGCGGTGGCGCGCTGACCCTGAACGTCACGAAGGTCGACGGCGGCTTCACCCAGGGGTGGGCCAGGACGGACACCTCCTCGCGGGGCTCCCAGCGCTGAGCGGCCTTCCGCGCGCTCACCCGAACGGCGGCGCGGCCGGGGCCCGCACGGTGCTCCGGTGCGACGGTGGGCAGAGGGGGCAGGCGCATACGTGTGGCGAAGGACCGTTCGCGTGTGCCATCCGGCTGTGACATACGAGGAGTGACGGGAACCGTGACCTGTTTCGACCGACGCGATCTGGGACTGCTGCTGCTCCGCCTCGGTACGGGCGGGGTGCTTGCGGCGCACGGGGCGCAGAAGCTCTTCGGCTGGTTCGGCGGCGCCGGCCTCTCCGGGACCGCCGAGTTCATGGAGTCCGTGGGGTACGCGCCCGGCCGGGCCAGCGCCGTCGCGGCGGGCCTGGCGGAGGCGGGCGGCGGCACGCTGCTCGCGCTGGGCCTCGGCACCCCGGCGGCCGGGGCTGCGGCGGCCGGCGCGATGGCGGGAGCCTCCGCGGTGCACGCGCCGAACGGCTTCTTCGCGATGAGCGGCGGCTACGAGCACGCGGCGTCCCTGGGCCTCACGGCGGCGGGCCTGGCCGTCACGGGCCCCGGCCGGATCTCCCTCGACCACGTCATGAACCACACGGTCAACCGCAACTGGATGGTGCCGACCGCCCTCGCGGCAACGGCCGCCGCGACCCTGGCGGTGATCGGCGCACGACAGGCACGGGTGCGAAGCCAGGAAAACGCCGACCAGCCCGAATAGCCCGAGCAATCCAAGCAGTCCGGGCGGTAGTCCGAGCAGTCCGGCGAGAAGAGCACCTCGCACGGCTCGTAGGCCGCGCCTTCCCCCTCGTCGCCCATGGCAGTCTGAGCCGTATGAGCGACGACGGTGATCTCTGGGAGTCCATCGAGCACCTCCAGGACTGGCTGGCCCGGACGCAGCCGGAGCGCCCGCCGCAGGAGACCCTGCTGCTGCGGATGCTGAAGCTTTCGGAGGAGGTGGGCGAGGTCGCCGAGGCGGTCATCGGCGCGACCGGCCAGAACCCCCGCAAAGGCGTGTCGCACACCTGGGACGACGTGCGAGCGGAACTCTGCGACGTGATCATCACGGCGGCGGTGGCGCTGAGAACACTCTCGCCCGACGCCCGAGAGGTCTTCACCACCCACCTGAAGCGGGTGACGGCCCGCTCCCAGGGACCAGCCCCCGCCGCCCCCGCCCCGGGACGGGCGGGGGACGGTGTCCTCGGCGGTGGCGGGGGCTGAAACGGTGGCACAGGTCTCATCGGCTGCGCGTATCGTCAAGTACCGCTGCACGCCGTGCCGTTGAGCGTGAAGGCGGTCGGTGGCGAGCTGTTGCCCGTATGACTCGCCTGGTAGCCGATGCTGACGCTCGCGTTCGCCGCGATCGTGCCGTTGTACGTGGCGTTCGTGGCCGTCACCGCGCCGCTCGCCGGGGCGTACGTGGCGCCCCAGCCGTTGGTGACGCTCTGCCCGGACGGCAGGGTGAAGCCCAGTCGCCAGCCCTCGACGCGGGAGGTGCCGGTGTTGGTGATCGTCACGGATCCGGTCAGCCCCGTACTCCACGCGCTGGTCGTGGCCGTCACCTTGCAGGCACCCGGCTGGGGCTGGGGACCGGGGCCCGAGCTGTCCAGGCCGAAGAACGTCAGGACGCGGGCCGCCATGCCCCAGGCGTACAGGTTGTGGCCGACGCCCTGGAGGCTGACGGCCTCGACGGGAGCCTGGTCACCGATGGCGCCGTAGCGGGTACGGGTCCAGCCGGACTGCGGCGAGTCGGTGGCGGCCGGAGTCCGGCCGACGCCCAGCACGTTCGTCCACTGATCGGTCTCCTCCCCGAAGTTGGGGTAGCGCAGCACGTCGTCCTCGGTGCCGTGCCACACCTGCATACGCGGCCTCGGGCCGGTGTAGCCGGGGTAGGCATTGCGGACGAGGTCGCCCCACTCCTGGGGGGTGTGGAGCACGGTGCCGCCGGAGCAGGCGCTGTTCCACTCGGAACCGTCCGTGGTGGCGAAGCAGCCGAAAGGTACGCCCGAGAAGGCGGCGCCCGCGGCGAACACGTCCGGGTAGTCGCCCAGCAGGACGTTCGTCATCATCGCGCCGGAGGAGATACCGGTGGCGAAGATACGGTCGGTGTCGGCGGAGTAGGTGCGCGTCACCCAGTCGACCATCGACTTGATGCCGACCGGGTCACTGCCGCCGCCGCGTTTCAGTGCCTGGGGCGAGGAGACGTCGAAGCACTTACTGGCACGGGTGACCGACGGGTACACGACGATGAATCCGTAGGTGTCGGCCAGCGAGGCGTACTCGGTGCCGGAGTACATCGCCGGGCCGGAGCCCGTGCAGTAGTGGACGGCCACCACCACGGCCGGGTTCGCGGTGACGCTGTCCGGTACGTAGAGGTACATCTGGAGGTTGCTGGGGTTGCTGCCGAACCCGGTGATCTCGGTGAGCGCCGCGGTGGGTGCGGCGACGGCGGCGGCCTTCGCGGCGGGTGCGGAGTCGACCGGCTCGCGGGCGACGGCGCCGGGCGCGCTCAGGACCGTCGTCGCGAGCAGGGACACCAGGGCCGCGAACAGCGCCGCGAGCCCCGGACGCGGGCGTCGTCCGCGGGTGTGGTCGTCGGCTGTGCGGCGGTGCGCGGTGCGGGGTCCAGTGGCGGACATGTCCGTCCCTTCCGGAGCACGGCTGGGGGGGAACGCGGGCACGCGGGGATGGCATGC
This sequence is a window from Streptomyces ortus. Protein-coding genes within it:
- a CDS encoding serine hydrolase domain-containing protein — protein: MAETAETAGRHGGQAGGIEGSGELSAPRLRPGTAERAGLDPGELDALVREFHASIAGDRPWAAGAVLVAGRGPVIAVEEAAGWAVRYRAYDEDADAAVELPRRARVPMTVHTPFDLASLTKLFTSVAAVQQLERGTLGIDARVGAYLPGFTAAAEYGITVRHLLTHTSGLRPELPLYDCRDDRARFALLRAEKPVTAPGDAYGYSDLNMLLLQQVLERITRRPLDALVRDGITRPLGMTGTAFGPCPGAAATEDQRRPWAKADRGMLRGTVHDENAWALGGVAGHAGLFSTAADLAVFCRTLLAGGSYGTARILGPDYVELLLSPPGLGFALDQPSFMGALAGHGAAGHTGFTGTSLVLDPATDTFLVLLANTVHPRRRPADHGPRAAAATRLARAVRGA
- a CDS encoding Bcr/CflA family multidrug efflux MFS transporter, with the translated sequence MPERGRTTRGPDGPEALIPGTAVTEESVIAAAAPPVPPPVARRSVGLLVTLILGGLTAVPPLSMDMYLPALPDVTDALHASAATVQLTLTACLAGMALGQLVVGPMSDKWGRRRPLITGLVVYVLATAVCAIAPTIELLIAFRLLQGLAGAAGIVIARAVVRDLYDGVDMARFFSTLMLISGVAPIIAPLIGGQVLRITDWRGVFYILTVIGIALTAVVWRLLPETLPPAERHGGGTVEALRTMRGLLADRVFTGYMLTGGFAFAALFAYISASPFVIQEIYGASPQTYSILFGVNSVGLVIVGQINGKILVGRVSLDKVLAVGLAVITVASAALLLMSVGTFGEVGLVPIAVGLFVLMSAMSLCMPNTNALALMRTRHSAGSASALLGTSSFLVGAIATPLVGVAGEHTAVPMAVVQLACSLVAVGCFMALCRPWRKQRKQRDATAGKRAGSKGAGN
- a CDS encoding TetR/AcrR family transcriptional regulator, producing the protein MAPDSSRRSEKSRRAIYAAALTLVAEVGYPKTTIEAIAARAGVGKQTIYRWWSSKAEVLMEAFVDLGAQAAEAAGSGDWAEEDGIPDTGDLEADLKTVLRATVDELNDPRFEAPARALAAEGVGNPAFAEEFVATLLLPSLELYVRRLRAAQEAGQVRADVDPYIARDLFVSPLAQRWLQGTGPLDHAVADKLVEYALYGIAPR
- a CDS encoding bifunctional DNA primase/polymerase, yielding MSAEMGRRSGGQGRISQWLRGRRPRTDAADDSAGREELLLAAAGAGLPLAPAAHPSAYRCSCDRVGCPTPARHPVSFAWQTQSTTDRAQIERWARHQPLANFITATGMVHDVLDVPVEAGQEALERLLGSGIEVGPVALSGDDRMLFFTATRGTPEDEDEWWPCELDCHPETMDEHPGLRWHCRGSYVLVPPARLPGDLVVAWVRGPEHPLPDPLSLLEVLTDECARYAGGEREQVAAWPLRG
- a CDS encoding Gfo/Idh/MocA family protein, with amino-acid sequence MTEERVRWGVLATGGIAAAFTADLIDLPDAEVVAVASRTEESAKGFAERFGIPRAYGDWESLAADEDVDVVYVATPHSAHRAAAGLCLEAGRNVLCEKAFTLNAREAEELVGLAKQHGSFLMEAMWMYCNPLIRQLKALVDDGAIGEVRTVQADFGLSGPFPPTHRLRDPAQGGGALLDLGVYPVSFAHLLLGEPSGVTARAVLSEESVDLQTGMLLSYDSGALAALHCSLTGGTSTSASVTGSEGRIDIPSGFFHSDLFVLHRDGRDPQEYTANAADGTRAGLRHEAAEVMRCLRAGETESPLVPLNGTLAVMRTLDKVRTEVGVTYPGETL
- a CDS encoding glycerophosphodiester phosphodiesterase, whose translation is MVTRTALTGIAGLTSLALAGQGGAIAPLEWGAGPLTVSALPRVVYTAHRGGAREVPENSMTGLMTAYERGTAQVLDLDTRILRDGTMVVMHDATLNRTTYLGGPVDALDRRDWQGVRLRPRDALPGSWRSERPPTLAEVLDRFGGRVVLMVEAKDPRSLRAIATMLRERGLTRSVLVNSNHPAVALRTHRLGLLSQLWRSAYQMRTDRPARWRPFVDVLDVDHKARDRDLVRAVRSGIPRVWAHTVVTPAQRDRVLALGCDGIITDAPGRLARARVRAWSRRQGQGQDQGQGQGPGQRGAMP
- a CDS encoding small ribosomal subunit Rsm22 family protein; translation: MTAPVSPAETLRTALAGLLDGLPPKVAAQAVDRLIANYRGTTPTDTPILRDRADVAAYAAYRMPATFEAVRAALDAFADVVPEWTPGSHVDVGGGTGAATWAVNATWPGERPVTVLDWAEPALVLGRELASASPQLRSAEWRRSRIGAELALPDADLVTVSYVLGELTEAGRGAVVDAAVAAARAVVVIEPGTPDGYARVIAARDRLIGAGFSVAAPCPHSAACPIVPGEDWCHFSARVSRSSLHRQVKGGSLAYEDEKFSYVAATRGSVTPVAARVVRRPQIRKGQVLLDLCEVGGGLARSTVTKRQGPLYKEARDATWGDGWPPGEPR